One segment of Campylobacter hominis ATCC BAA-381 DNA contains the following:
- a CDS encoding putative large adhesin, translating to MNKAYRHVYKDGIGWVAIAENASCVSSSKGSGTVSSKTKVEVLKNFFDLRNSVVLNNGFLLKGLFAATLFCGVFVGDLKAYNAEPEEIAKIQNNGTVVYTDDQNFRVVESIENGEKIFKRVDENGNIVGEGGKKLLEFEGKYYDYEKILSMKQSDGSYLINDKYYVIPDGTLSGKGMAERPVFVERDYVYTAGGKASGKKMARLDTGDGKWYVYNLADNEKLYYARFETDNKYKENNCKTNKNTSFKDGYCYGFWQIGELETEKVAGMDVPVIDADGYYVKRIKSATELTTANEIRVYGKTLSTLNLPTGGATTPERLSLVGKDGKTVKPIKYDANDQQVKDGKKTIRDNKDGTIRLGNVARAIQDDEAVNLGQLNEKLQNVKVPYVSIKSTQTGAGSNYNSDGATGDDSIAIGPNAGASAENSVAIGPNAKASEYGSVAIGADAQAINKNSVSLGAGAKTTDEDSVAIGLNAQAQGDSSYALGAWSIAAEEGATTIGTYSRANKKDSFALGVGAKANIESSVALGSDSVADTEKGVAGFDFVTDKQSTETSPTWKSTAGAVSVGDKASNTTRQITNVAAGYADTDTVNVAQLKAGLNNKADLNAGNLSNKTGNTANETYADVWKTALGISDANIQKLAQKSVVVANGENTTVAKDTSATGDITYKVNVKLDEYAKSTDIDTKLGDYVKSVTGDDFIKVDATKKQSPALSLDTDKLANDSTFVTNIAGNKVFKNTYVTNENLEKGYTKLDGTNLFKDNTLNELNPNFKKDNWRKALDISDANIQKLAQKSVVVANGENTTVAKDTSATGDITYKVNVKLDEYAKSTDIDTKLGDYVKSVTGDDFIKVDATKKQSPALSLDTDKLANDSTFVTNIAGNKVFKNTYVTNENLEKGYTKLDGTNLFKDNTLNELNPNFKKDNWRKALDISDANIQKLAQKSVVVANGENTTVAKDTSATGDITYKVNVKLDEYAKSTDIDTKLGDYVKSVTGDDFIKVDATKKQSPALSLDTDKLANDSTFVTNIAGNKVFKNTYVTNENLEKGYTKLDGTNLFKDNTLNELNPNFKKDNWRKALDISDANIQKLAQKSVVVANGENTTVAKDTSATGDITYKVNVKLDEYAKSTDIDTKLGDYVKSVTGDDFIKVDATKKQSPALSLDTDKLANDSTFVTNIAGNKVFKNTYVTNENLEKGYTKLDGTNLFKDNTLNELNPNFKKDNWRKALDISDANIQKLAQKSVVVANGENTTVAKDTSATGDITYKVNVKLDEYAKSTDIDTKLGDYVKSVTGDDFIKVDATKKQSPALSLDTDKLANDSTFVTNIAGNKVFKNTYVTNENLEKGYTKLDGTNLFKDNTLNELNPNFKKDNWRKALDISDANIQKLAQKSVVVANGENTTVAKDTSATRRHNL from the coding sequence ATGAATAAAGCTTATAGACATGTCTATAAAGATGGTATAGGCTGGGTGGCTATCGCTGAAAATGCTTCATGTGTGAGCTCGAGTAAGGGAAGTGGCACAGTATCCAGTAAAACTAAAGTTGAGGTTTTAAAAAACTTTTTTGATTTAAGAAATTCAGTTGTTTTAAATAATGGCTTTTTACTAAAAGGACTATTTGCAGCAACTCTATTTTGTGGAGTGTTTGTAGGTGATTTGAAAGCATATAATGCTGAACCGGAAGAAATAGCAAAAATTCAAAATAACGGCACGGTTGTTTATACGGACGATCAGAATTTTAGAGTGGTGGAGTCTATAGAAAATGGCGAAAAAATTTTTAAAAGAGTCGATGAAAATGGCAACATTGTCGGAGAAGGTGGTAAAAAACTTTTAGAATTTGAAGGCAAATACTATGACTATGAAAAAATTCTATCGATGAAACAAAGTGACGGCTCATATTTAATCAATGATAAATACTATGTTATTCCAGATGGAACTTTAAGCGGGAAAGGAATGGCCGAACGACCTGTTTTTGTAGAAAGAGACTATGTATATACTGCTGGTGGCAAGGCAAGCGGCAAAAAAATGGCCAGGCTAGATACTGGTGACGGTAAATGGTATGTCTATAATTTGGCTGATAACGAAAAGCTATATTATGCAAGATTTGAAACTGATAATAAATACAAGGAAAATAATTGTAAAACAAACAAAAACACTTCTTTTAAGGACGGGTATTGTTACGGTTTTTGGCAAATTGGTGAGCTAGAAACTGAAAAAGTGGCCGGAATGGATGTTCCTGTTATAGATGCCGATGGATATTATGTAAAAAGAATAAAATCTGCAACAGAGCTTACAACTGCCAATGAGATTAGAGTTTATGGCAAAACCTTATCAACCTTAAATTTACCTACTGGTGGCGCAACAACCCCAGAGCGTCTTAGTTTAGTCGGAAAAGACGGTAAAACTGTAAAACCTATAAAATACGATGCAAATGACCAACAAGTAAAAGACGGTAAAAAGACCATCAGAGATAACAAAGACGGAACTATTCGCCTTGGCAATGTCGCTAGAGCAATACAAGACGATGAAGCTGTAAATTTAGGACAACTAAACGAAAAATTACAAAATGTAAAAGTCCCTTATGTAAGTATAAAATCAACTCAAACAGGCGCCGGCTCAAACTATAACTCTGACGGCGCCACAGGTGATGACTCTATCGCTATCGGACCAAATGCAGGAGCCAGCGCTGAAAACTCAGTAGCCATCGGACCAAATGCCAAGGCTAGCGAGTATGGCTCAGTAGCTATTGGAGCTGATGCGCAAGCAATCAATAAAAATTCAGTATCATTAGGAGCTGGAGCTAAAACTACAGATGAAGATTCAGTCGCTATCGGTCTTAATGCACAAGCACAAGGAGATAGTTCGTATGCTTTGGGAGCTTGGTCAATAGCAGCAGAAGAAGGAGCAACTACGATTGGAACTTATTCACGTGCAAATAAAAAAGATTCTTTTGCGCTAGGTGTCGGAGCTAAAGCAAATATAGAAAGCTCTGTAGCTTTGGGTTCAGACTCTGTAGCCGATACTGAGAAAGGAGTTGCAGGTTTTGACTTTGTAACCGACAAGCAAAGCACAGAGACAAGCCCTACTTGGAAAAGCACAGCAGGAGCAGTATCTGTAGGAGATAAAGCCAGTAATACTACTCGCCAAATCACAAATGTCGCAGCAGGATATGCTGACACCGACACAGTCAATGTCGCTCAACTAAAAGCTGGTTTAAATAACAAAGCCGATTTAAATGCAGGAAATTTAAGCAATAAAACAGGCAATACAGCTAATGAAACATATGCTGATGTATGGAAAACAGCTCTTGGCATAAGTGACGCTAATATTCAAAAGCTAGCTCAAAAATCTGTTGTAGTAGCAAATGGAGAAAACACAACAGTTGCTAAAGATACTTCAGCAACAGGAGACATAACTTATAAAGTTAATGTTAAATTAGATGAATATGCTAAATCAACTGACATAGATACAAAACTTGGTGATTATGTAAAATCAGTAACAGGTGATGACTTTATCAAAGTAGACGCAACCAAAAAACAAAGCCCAGCTTTATCTCTTGATACAGATAAGCTTGCAAACGATAGCACATTTGTAACAAACATTGCAGGAAATAAGGTATTTAAAAATACATATGTAACAAATGAAAATTTGGAAAAAGGCTATACAAAACTTGATGGAACAAATCTATTTAAAGATAATACTTTAAATGAATTAAATCCAAATTTCAAAAAAGACAATTGGAGAAAAGCTCTTGATATAAGTGACGCTAATATTCAAAAGCTAGCTCAAAAATCTGTTGTAGTAGCAAATGGAGAAAACACAACAGTTGCTAAAGATACTTCAGCAACAGGAGACATAACTTATAAAGTTAATGTTAAATTAGATGAATATGCTAAATCAACTGACATAGATACAAAACTTGGTGATTATGTAAAATCAGTAACAGGTGATGACTTTATCAAAGTAGACGCAACCAAAAAACAAAGCCCAGCTTTATCTCTTGATACAGATAAGCTTGCAAACGATAGCACATTTGTAACAAACATTGCAGGAAATAAGGTATTTAAAAATACATATGTAACAAATGAAAATTTGGAAAAAGGCTATACAAAACTTGATGGAACAAATCTATTTAAAGATAATACTTTAAATGAATTAAATCCAAATTTCAAAAAAGACAATTGGAGAAAAGCTCTTGATATAAGTGACGCTAATATTCAAAAGCTAGCTCAAAAATCTGTTGTAGTAGCAAATGGAGAAAACACAACAGTTGCTAAAGATACTTCAGCAACAGGAGACATAACTTATAAAGTTAATGTTAAATTAGATGAATATGCTAAATCAACTGACATAGATACAAAACTTGGTGATTATGTAAAATCAGTAACAGGTGATGACTTTATCAAAGTAGACGCAACCAAAAAACAAAGCCCAGCTTTATCTCTTGATACAGATAAGCTTGCAAACGATAGCACATTTGTAACAAACATTGCAGGAAATAAGGTATTTAAAAATACATATGTAACAAATGAAAATTTGGAAAAAGGCTATACAAAACTTGATGGAACAAATCTATTTAAAGATAATACTTTAAATGAATTAAATCCAAATTTCAAAAAAGACAATTGGAGAAAAGCTCTTGATATAAGTGACGCTAATATTCAAAAGCTAGCTCAAAAATCTGTTGTAGTAGCAAATGGAGAAAACACAACAGTTGCTAAAGATACTTCAGCAACAGGAGACATAACTTATAAAGTTAATGTTAAATTAGATGAATATGCTAAATCAACTGACATAGATACAAAACTTGGTGATTATGTAAAATCAGTAACAGGTGATGACTTTATCAAAGTAGACGCAACCAAAAAACAAAGCCCAGCTTTATCTCTTGATACAGATAAGCTTGCAAACGATAGCACATTTGTAACAAACATTGCAGGAAATAAGGTATTTAAAAATACATATGTAACAAATGAAAATTTGGAAAAAGGCTATACAAAACTTGATGGAACAAATCTATTTAAAGATAATACTTTAAATGAATTAAATCCAAATTTCAAAAAAGACAATTGGAGAAAAGCTCTTGATATAAGTGACGCTAATATTCAAAAGCTAGCTCAAAAATCTGTTGTAGTAGCAAATGGAGAAAACACAACAGTTGCTAAAGATACTTCAGCAACAGGAGACATAACTTATAAAGTTAATGTTAAATTAGATGAATATGCTAAATCAACTGACATAGATACAAAACTTGGTGATTATGTAAAATCAGTAACAGGTGATGACTTTATCAAAGTAGACGCAACCAAAAAACAAAGCCCAGCTTTATCTCTTGATACAGATAAGCTTGCAAACGATAGCACATTTGTAACAAACATTGCAGGAAATAAGGTATTTAAAAATACATATGTAACAAATGAAAATTTGGAAAAAGGCTATACAAAACTTGATGGAACAAATCTATTTAAAGATAATACTTTAAATGAATTAAATCCAAATTTCAAAAAAGACAATTGGAGAAAAGCTCTTGATATAAGTGACGCTAATATTCAAAAGCTAGCTCAAAAATCTGTTGTAGTAGCAAATGGAGAAAACACAACAGTTGCTAAAGATACTTCAGCAACTAGGAGACATAACTTATAA
- the rhuM gene encoding RhuM family protein, whose translation MIDTTKKNFIIWNDGNNNTNIQVLLDEANETLWLSQKQIAEIFGVSVPTINEHIKNILNDNELDNSTIRNFLIVQNEGKREVRREIAHCNLDMIIAVGYRVNSYKATKFRQWATKTLKEFLIKGFVLDDERLKQNNNIFNKNYFDELIERIREIRASEKLFYEKIRALFALSVDYDKTSQITKDFYATVQNKLEFAVIGKTAAEIINERVDSKKPNLGLTNWSDKNGEYPLKSDIKTAKNYLSQDELKGLNLLTNMLLDYAESLANRGIVLSMSD comes from the coding sequence ATGATAGATACAACCAAAAAAAACTTTATTATCTGGAATGATGGTAATAACAACACAAATATCCAAGTTTTGTTAGATGAAGCCAATGAAACTTTATGGCTAAGCCAAAAGCAAATAGCTGAAATTTTTGGCGTGAGTGTACCGACTATAAACGAGCATATAAAAAATATCCTAAATGACAATGAACTTGATAACTCAACTATTAGGAATTTCCTAATAGTTCAAAATGAGGGCAAAAGGGAAGTTAGAAGAGAGATAGCTCACTGCAATCTTGATATGATAATAGCAGTGGGATATAGAGTAAATAGCTATAAAGCCACCAAATTTAGACAATGGGCTACTAAGACATTAAAAGAGTTTTTAATAAAAGGCTTTGTGCTTGATGATGAGAGACTAAAACAAAATAACAATATTTTCAATAAAAATTATTTTGATGAATTAATAGAGCGTATAAGAGAAATAAGAGCAAGCGAAAAGCTCTTTTATGAAAAAATAAGAGCTTTATTTGCTTTAAGCGTAGATTATGATAAAACCTCACAAATCACAAAAGATTTTTACGCAACCGTGCAAAATAAACTGGAATTTGCCGTCATAGGTAAGACTGCTGCTGAGATAATAAATGAAAGAGTAGATAGCAAAAAGCCAAATTTGGGGCTTACAAACTGGAGTGATAAAAACGGCGAGTATCCGTTAAAAAGTGACATCAAAACAGCTAAAAACTATCTAAGCCAAGATGAGCTAAAGGGGCTAAATTTACTTACGAATATGCTGCTTGATTATGCTGAAAGCTTGGCAAACAGAGGTATAGTGCTAAGTATGAGTGACTGA
- a CDS encoding DUF3298 and DUF4163 domain-containing protein, whose protein sequence is MRKTLFLFLFCTCFAFADIVTTEGASYIFKGDGGEIYFDVYKDGAKVSGHMFSGAKTYEFDGENVKFDGEKLKIDENSDLTLKLNDKELKVSLNSPDEHRNLNMKMYKRYSILSFNAENQPDFDKKGNYSLDISKNVTPDNALEYFKTKKDMEKEYRALKFERENSVDKDEIDSVYSVSSDERVFYENNKLLVLLESSYIYTGGAHGMGVESYYVLIGKKQISIDDLLKNSGDEKLRSMIWDKIKDVAFEEVKNEFKISDNFYISPNGVTFVYAPYEVAAYAYGSVKAHFTFDEISPFLKDGIKKALKI, encoded by the coding sequence ATGAGAAAAACTCTGTTTTTATTTCTATTTTGTACGTGCTTCGCTTTTGCAGACATCGTAACAACCGAAGGTGCAAGCTATATATTTAAAGGTGATGGCGGCGAAATTTATTTTGATGTTTATAAAGACGGCGCTAAGGTTAGCGGACATATGTTTTCAGGCGCTAAAACATACGAATTTGACGGCGAAAATGTAAAATTTGACGGTGAAAAACTTAAAATAGATGAAAATAGCGATTTGACGCTGAAATTAAATGACAAAGAGTTAAAAGTTTCGCTTAATTCACCCGATGAACACCGTAATTTAAATATGAAAATGTATAAGCGCTACTCTATTTTATCTTTTAATGCGGAAAATCAACCCGATTTTGATAAAAAAGGAAATTACAGTTTAGATATTTCAAAAAATGTTACACCTGATAACGCGCTTGAATATTTTAAAACAAAAAAAGATATGGAAAAAGAATATCGCGCGCTGAAATTCGAGCGTGAAAATTCGGTAGATAAAGATGAAATCGACAGTGTTTATAGCGTCAGCTCCGATGAGAGAGTTTTTTATGAAAATAATAAATTGCTTGTTTTACTTGAGTCAAGTTATATTTATACAGGCGGCGCACATGGAATGGGAGTCGAAAGTTATTATGTCCTGATCGGCAAAAAGCAAATTTCAATAGACGATTTACTTAAAAACAGCGGCGACGAAAAATTAAGATCAATGATCTGGGATAAAATAAAAGATGTAGCTTTTGAAGAAGTAAAAAACGAGTTTAAAATCAGCGACAATTTTTATATTTCTCCAAATGGTGTAACGTTCGTTTATGCACCTTATGAAGTTGCAGCATATGCTTACGGCTCAGTAAAAGCGCATTTTACATTTGATGAAATTTCGCCGTTTTTGAAAGACGGCATTAAAAAAGCGCTGAAAATTTAA
- a CDS encoding excalibur calcium-binding domain-containing protein — translation MKKILMALFLVGFSSSVLMAEVDCSKKKYCKQMKSCKEAKEYFKKCGFKNLDRDGDGIPCENVCKK, via the coding sequence ATGAAAAAAATATTAATGGCTTTGTTTTTAGTTGGTTTTAGTAGTTCTGTGCTAATGGCTGAGGTTGACTGTAGTAAGAAAAAATACTGCAAGCAGATGAAAAGCTGTAAAGAGGCAAAAGAGTATTTTAAAAAATGTGGCTTTAAAAATCTAGATAGGGACGGAGATGGAATCCCTTGTGAGAATGTGTGTAAAAAATAA
- a CDS encoding terminase TerL endonuclease subunit, with amino-acid sequence MPSENLRSKSKKDYVSYEQWIKDGFIRLTPGNVIDYAYIQRDILEICRKLSVEAVAFDRWNAASIVTNLGDEGLNMLSFGQGFGSMSAPSKELYTKIMKGELEHFNNPVMRWMATNAVIKTDPAGNIKLDKEKSRDKIDGLIALIMAYGIRKNIQTPINPYESRGIRVL; translated from the coding sequence TTGCCATCTGAAAATTTACGCTCAAAAAGTAAAAAAGACTATGTAAGCTACGAGCAGTGGATAAAAGATGGCTTTATCCGTTTAACTCCTGGAAATGTAATTGATTATGCGTATATACAAAGAGACATTTTAGAAATTTGTAGAAAATTAAGCGTTGAAGCTGTTGCATTTGATAGGTGGAATGCAGCAAGTATAGTTACAAATTTAGGTGATGAGGGCTTAAATATGCTAAGTTTTGGTCAAGGCTTTGGCTCTATGTCAGCCCCTAGCAAAGAACTTTATACTAAGATTATGAAAGGAGAGTTAGAGCATTTTAATAACCCTGTGATGAGGTGGATGGCTACAAATGCAGTTATTAAAACAGACCCTGCAGGAAACATTAAGCTGGATAAAGAAAAAAGCAGAGATAAGATAGATGGGTTAATCGCTTTAATTATGGCTTATGGCATTAGAAAAAACATACAAACACCAATAAACCCGTATGAAAGTAGGGGAATAAGGGTTTTATAA
- a CDS encoding ABC transporter permease produces the protein MEFVDLVYKQKEEIEKCNKFIEFINSKFKYPILGSSNNLNNLLILIFEKKRLYKSLNFSCDISKKLEDINEQIFKQIIILRTEILNDLHSNNNNEEEKLKFLKSKYNVDKNIVEVEKLKKTIKNDIFNNENFKKYIYKKSSDIKKETFLLLCNLIRNNKWFSTFMFFAFGIIIFLAFCFFYNDKIVPAISQSELMYVMTMSSTIFILLPILFILAVFAFAYLFNYDKQNENFKNNRFMSESLFINVTSFIISIFITLAIIIFFSDRIDVRFNNNYHMAGIAIILLFLCIIFRFSVFCVLKIIKNEMSAIFLYLAIIVMCGVSFYLSIKLGEINKTISISMLFMSLIIFFMFFIDTEISKKENIILFIFTFIMLIICSTATFLNYGYKMMGFGDINYKYITIDKIAKESLPRWIINKKEIKEYFCLSDFGGKITCEKENVEILSYKDGNITFQYNGNIENKENISTQCLKFLNKNNEIIKIANRKIKFDDKTLIFLDNNDSIKDVIAKTDPEIYLTYIEDFGDTIKLYNIKAVSTLGKYWRLKTKRNKDKFYIESKFIKGML, from the coding sequence ATGGAATTTGTAGATTTGGTTTATAAACAAAAAGAAGAGATTGAAAAATGTAATAAATTTATAGAATTTATAAACAGTAAATTTAAGTATCCGATTCTTGGTAGTAGCAATAATTTAAATAATCTTTTAATACTGATATTTGAAAAAAAGAGATTGTATAAAAGTTTAAACTTTTCTTGTGATATTTCCAAAAAATTAGAAGATATCAATGAACAGATTTTTAAACAGATTATTATCCTTAGAACTGAAATTTTAAATGACTTACATAGCAATAATAACAATGAAGAAGAAAAATTAAAATTTTTAAAATCAAAATATAATGTTGACAAAAATATTGTTGAAGTAGAAAAATTAAAGAAAACAATAAAAAACGATATTTTCAACAATGAAAATTTTAAAAAATATATTTATAAAAAATCTTCCGACATTAAGAAAGAAACGTTTTTATTGCTTTGTAATCTTATAAGAAATAATAAATGGTTTTCTACGTTTATGTTTTTTGCTTTTGGAATAATTATATTTTTAGCATTTTGCTTTTTTTATAATGATAAAATTGTTCCTGCCATTTCACAAAGCGAATTAATGTATGTAATGACTATGAGCTCTACTATTTTTATATTATTGCCGATTTTATTTATATTAGCCGTTTTTGCATTTGCATACTTGTTTAATTATGACAAACAAAATGAAAATTTTAAAAATAACCGTTTTATGTCAGAATCGTTATTTATTAATGTGACATCCTTTATAATATCTATTTTTATTACTTTAGCTATAATCATTTTTTTTAGCGATAGGATTGATGTTCGGTTTAACAATAATTATCATATGGCAGGCATTGCAATAATATTATTATTCTTATGTATTATTTTTAGATTTTCGGTTTTTTGTGTTTTAAAAATAATAAAAAATGAAATGTCAGCTATTTTTTTATATCTTGCAATAATTGTTATGTGCGGTGTATCATTTTATTTATCAATAAAATTAGGTGAAATAAATAAAACTATATCTATATCTATGCTTTTTATGTCTCTTATAATATTTTTTATGTTTTTTATCGATACGGAAATATCAAAAAAAGAAAACATCATACTTTTTATTTTCACTTTTATTATGTTAATTATCTGTTCAACCGCTACATTTTTAAATTACGGCTATAAAATGATGGGCTTTGGCGACATAAATTACAAATATATAACCATTGATAAAATAGCAAAAGAAAGTTTGCCTAGATGGATAATAAATAAAAAAGAGATTAAAGAATATTTTTGTTTAAGTGATTTTGGCGGTAAAATAACTTGCGAAAAAGAAAATGTAGAAATTTTGTCTTATAAAGACGGAAATATTACTTTCCAATATAACGGCAATATAGAAAACAAAGAAAATATAAGCACGCAATGTCTTAAATTTTTAAATAAAAACAATGAAATTATAAAAATTGCGAACAGAAAAATAAAATTTGATGATAAAACCCTGATTTTTCTTGATAATAATGACAGTATAAAAGATGTTATCGCTAAAACCGACCCTGAAATTTATTTAACTTATATTGAAGATTTTGGCGATACAATAAAGCTTTATAATATAAAAGCCGTTTCCACTTTAGGAAAATATTGGCGATTAAAAACAAAACGAAATAAAGATAAATTTTATATAGAAAGTAAATTTATAAAAGGAATGTTATAA
- a CDS encoding STAS-like domain-containing protein — MEIYDFAKEFSKNPGLRKESMTPGISGEKFRDEVLEKYFKANKPIYIDVNGVESSLGSSFLSEAFGNIAVKYGKDKFLEIVHFVDGEKNQITKEMMINRVEEAIKKMSE; from the coding sequence ATGGAGATATATGACTTCGCAAAGGAATTTAGCAAAAATCCAGGTCTTAGAAAAGAGAGCATGACACCTGGTATTTCAGGTGAAAAATTTAGAGATGAGGTGCTTGAAAAATACTTTAAAGCTAATAAGCCTATATACATAGATGTAAATGGTGTAGAAAGTAGCTTGGGCTCATCTTTTTTAAGTGAAGCATTTGGTAATATTGCTGTTAAATATGGTAAAGACAAATTTTTAGAAATAGTTCATTTTGTAGATGGTGAAAAAAATCAAATCACAAAAGAAATGATGATAAATAGAGTTGAAGAAGCTATAAAAAAGATGAGTGAATGA
- a CDS encoding Fic family protein, producing the protein MDKKEFIPKELPLDIELNAENYQLLISASRELGKLNGFINTIPNQNILINSLVLQEAKDSSAVENIITTHDELFLAQMDENSITQSAKEVIGYEAALKKGFDLMKKDNLILNKHILAIQKRMQNNNAGFRTQSGTVLKNPATGEVKHIPPQNLYDIQRLMSNLEKYINEDLDDFDPLIRLAIIHYQFETIHPFFDANGRTGRIINVLYLTYKGLLDLPILYLSAYIIQNKTQYYRLLENVSKNNSWNEWISYILTAVQKTSIATIKIISQINEAMQTFSVKLQATNSKIYSKDFVELVFSYPYTKIEFISQKLGITRQTASKYLKICEEIGLLECLKLGNTNFYINISLFNILKKGIEC; encoded by the coding sequence ATGGATAAAAAAGAGTTTATACCAAAAGAATTACCACTTGATATAGAATTAAATGCTGAAAATTACCAACTTTTAATTAGTGCTTCAAGAGAGCTTGGAAAATTAAATGGCTTTATAAATACAATACCAAATCAAAATATTTTGATAAACTCTCTTGTCCTACAAGAGGCAAAAGACTCTAGTGCTGTAGAAAATATCATCACTACGCATGATGAACTTTTTTTAGCTCAAATGGACGAAAACTCAATCACACAAAGTGCAAAAGAGGTTATTGGATATGAAGCTGCTTTAAAAAAGGGCTTTGATCTTATGAAAAAAGATAATCTTATATTAAATAAACATATATTGGCAATCCAAAAGCGTATGCAAAATAATAATGCAGGATTTAGAACACAAAGTGGAACTGTTTTAAAAAATCCAGCAACTGGAGAGGTTAAACATATTCCACCTCAAAATTTATATGACATACAAAGGCTAATGTCTAATTTGGAAAAATATATAAATGAAGATTTAGATGATTTTGACCCACTTATAAGACTTGCTATTATTCACTATCAGTTTGAAACAATTCATCCATTTTTTGATGCAAATGGAAGAACTGGGCGTATTATTAATGTTTTATATCTTACATATAAGGGGCTTTTGGATTTGCCGATTTTATATTTAAGTGCATATATCATACAAAATAAAACGCAATATTATAGACTTTTAGAAAATGTCAGTAAAAATAATAGCTGGAATGAGTGGATAAGCTATATTTTAACAGCAGTCCAAAAAACATCTATTGCAACTATAAAAATCATATCTCAAATAAACGAAGCAATGCAAACTTTTTCAGTCAAACTCCAAGCCACTAACAGTAAAATTTACAGTAAAGACTTTGTGGAGCTTGTATTTTCCTACCCATATACAAAAATAGAATTTATCTCTCAAAAGCTTGGCATTACTCGTCAAACAGCATCAAAATATCTTAAAATTTGTGAAGAAATTGGCTTATTGGAATGCTTAAAATTGGGAAATACAAATTTTTATATAAATATTAGTCTTTTTAATATATTAAAAAAAGGTATAGAGTGTTAA